Proteins from one Gasterosteus aculeatus chromosome 11, fGasAcu3.hap1.1, whole genome shotgun sequence genomic window:
- the smarca4a gene encoding transcription activator BRG1 isoform X3, protein MSTPDPPMGGTPRPGPSPGPGPSPGGMMGPSPSPGSAHSMMGPSPGPPGSGHPHPPQGPSGYPQDNMHQMHKPMEAMHEKGMPDDPRYAQMKGMSMRPGGHSGMGPPPSPMDQHSQGYPSPLGGSEHAPSPVPANGPPSGPMMPGGPAGPMEGSGDPNQGMGQPNRGGPQGPGGPSVAGVGPGGAGGPAPFNQNQLHQLRAQIMAYKMLARSQPLPDHLQMAVQGKRPMPGMQQPPMPNMPPSAGPAVGPGAGPGPAQANYNRPHGMVGPNMVPPGPAGVPPGIQGPPTNGPPKSWPEGPMVNAAAPSNPPQKLIPPQPTGRPSPAPPSVPPAASPVMPPQTQSPGQPAQPPPMMLHQKQNRITPIQKPRGLDPVEILQEREYRLQARIAHRIQELENLPGSLAGDLRTKATIELKALRLLNFQRQLRQEVVVCMRRDTALETALNAKAYKRSKRQSLREARITEKLEKQQKIEQERKRRQKHQEYLNSILQHAKDFKEYHRSITAKLQKATKAVATYHANTEREQKKENERIEKERMRRLMAEDEEGYRKLIDQKKDKRLAYLLQQTDEYVANLTDLVRAHKAVQALKEKKKKKKKRKPVSVEGGLPSLGPDGEPLDETSQMSDLPVKVIHMDSGKILTGMEAPKAGQLETWLEMNPGYEVAPRSDSEESGSEEEEEEEEEEEEKQPHSSATQVEEKKKIPNPDTDEVSEVDVLHIIEHAKQDVDDEYGNASFNRGLQSYYAVAHAVTEKVEKQSTLLINGQLKQYQIKGLEWLVSLYNNNLNGILADEMGLGKTIQTIALITYLMEYKRLNGPFLIIVPLSTLSNWVYEFDKWAPSVVKISYKGSPAARRAFVPILRSGKFNVLLTTYEYIIKDKQVLAKLRWKYMIVDEGHRMKNHHCKLTQVLNTHYLAPRRVLLTGTPLQNKLPELWALLNFLLPTIFKSCTTFEQWFNAPFAMTGEKVDLNEEETILIIRRLHKVLRPFLLRRLKKEVEAQLPEKVEYVIKCDMSALQRVLYRHMQAKGVLLTDGSEKDKKGKGGTKTLMNTIMQLRKICNHPYMFQHIEESFSEHLGYSGGVVSGPELYRSSGKFELLDRILPKLRATNHKVLLFCQMTTLMTIMEDYFAYRSFKYLRLDGTTKAEDRGMLLKTFNDPASEYFVFLLSTRAGGLGLNLQSADTVIIYDSDWNPHQDLQAQDRAHRIGQQNEVRVLRLCTVNSVEEKILAAAKYKLNVDQKVIQAGMFDQKSSGCERRAFLQAILEHEEQDEVVAKGGCRARGAWEEDEVPDDETVNQMIARSEEEFEQFMRMDLDRRREEARNPKRKPRLMEEDDLPSWILKDDAEVERLTCEEEEEKMFGRGSRQRKEVDYSDSLTEKQWLKAIEEGNLEDIEEEVRHKKTTRKRKRDRDHDGGPATPGSSSGRGRDKDDDGKKAKKRGRPPAEKLSPNPTSLTKKMKKIVDAVIKYKDGTNGRQLSEVFIQLPSRKELPEYYELIRKPVDFRKIKERIRSHKYRSLNDLEKDVMLLCQNAQTFNLEGSLIYEDSIVLQSVFTSVRQKIEKEDESEGEESEEDEDDLDEGSESESRSVKVKIKLSRKEKGDRGGKGQRRRGRGARAKPVVSDDDSEEEQEEERSASGSEED, encoded by the exons ATGTCCACTCCTGACCCCCCAATGGGAGGGACACCTCGACCTGGTCCCTCCCCAGGTCCGGGGCCGTCTCCGGGAGGCATGATGGGCCCGAGCCCCTCTCCCGGCTCGGCCCACAGCATGATGGGGCCCAGCCCAGGACCTCCGGGGTCTggacacccccaccccccacaggGACCCTCAGGATATCCTCAGGACAACATGCACCAGATGCACAAA CCCATGGAAGCCATGCATGAGAAGGGGATGCCCGATGACCCCCGCTATGCTCAGATGAAGGGTATGAGCATGAGACCAGGGGGTCACAGCGGGATGGGACCCCCTCCCAGCCCAATGGACCAACACTCCCAAG GTTACCCGTCTCCGTTGGGCGGCTCGGAGCACGCGCCCAGCCCCGTCCCAGCCAACGGCCCTCCATCTGGCCCCATGATGCCCGGAGGTCCCGCCGGCCCCATGGAGGGCAGCGGGGACCCAAACCAGGGAATGGGCCAACCTAACCGCGGGGGTCCCCAGGGCCCGGGCGGGCCCAGCGTCGCAGGGGTGGGACCCGGCGGTGCAGGTGGTCCCGCGCCTTTCAACCAGAACCAGTTGCATCAACTCCGGGCTCAGATCATGGCCTACAAGATGCTGGCGCGCAGTCAGCCGCTACCGGATCACCTGCAGATGGCCGTGCAGGGGAAGAGGCCCATGCCAGGGATGCAGCAACCGCCGATGCCCAACATGCCGCCCTCCGCGGGGCCTGCTGTCGGCCCCGGAGCGGGTCCGGGACCCGCCCAGGCCAACTACAACAGACCACACG GGATGGTAGGTCCAAACATGGTGCCTCCCGGACCTGCAGGCGTCCCCCCGGGTATTCAAGGGCCACCTACCAACGGACCCCCCAAGTCATGGCCTGAAG GGCCGATGGTGAATGCTGCtgccccctccaaccccccccagaAGCTGATTCCACCTCAGCCCACCGGCAGACCCTCTCCCGCTCCCCCCTCCGttccccccgccgcctccccgGTGATGCCTCCCCAGACGCAGTCGCCAGGACAGCCCGCCCAGCCGCCTCCCATGATGCTTCACCAGAAGCAGAACCGCATAACCCCCATCCAAAAGCCCCGCGGGCTGGACCCGGTGGAGATCCTCCAGGAGAGGGAGTACAG GCTACAGGCCCGCATCGCTCACCGCATCCAGGAGCTGGAGAACCTGCCCGGCTCTTTAGCCGGTGACCTGCGCACTAAGGCCACCATCGAGCTCAAGGCCCTCAGGCTGCTCAACTTCCAGAGACAG cttcgCCAGGAGGTGGTGGTCTGCATGCGCCGGGACACGGCTCTGGAAACCGCCCTCAACGCCAAGGCCTACAAGCGCAGCAAGCGGCAGTCGCTGCGGGAAGCCCGCATCACCGAGAAGCTcgagaagcagcagaagattGAACAGGAAAGGAAACGTCGCCAGAAACACCAG GAATACCTCAACAGCATCCTGCAGCACGCCAAGGACTTCAAGGAGTACCACCGCTCCATCACGGCGAAGCTGCAGAAGGCCACCAAAGCCGTCGCCACCTACCACGCCAACACGGAGCGCGAGCAGAAGAAAGAGAATGAGCGCATCGAGAAGGAGAGAATGCGGAGGCTGATG GCCGAAGATGAAGAAGGCTACCGTAAACTTATCGACCAGAAGAAAGACAAGCGCCTGGCGTACTTGTTGCAGCAGACGGACGAGTACGTGGCCAACCTCACCGATCTGGTGCGCGCCCACAAAGCCGTGCAAGCTCtcaaggaaaagaagaagaagaagaaaaagagg AAGCCGGTCAGTGTGGAGGGGGGCCTTCCTTCCCTGGGACCCGACGGAGAG CCGTTGGACGAGACGAGTCAGATGAGCGACCTGCCGGTGAAGGTCATCCACATGGACAGCGGGAAGATCCTGACCGGGATGGAAGCCCCGAAAGCTGGCCAGCTGGAGACCTGGCTGGAAATGAACCCGGG GTACGAAGTCGCGCCGCGTTCAGACAGCGAAGAAAGCGGTtcggaagaagaggaagaggaggag gaggaagaagaggagaaacaacCTCATTCTTCTGCAACCcaagtggaggagaagaagaagattccCAACCCTGACACCGACGAAGTGTCTGAAGTAGATGTCCTCCATATCATCGA ACACGCCAAGCAGGATGTGGACGACGAGTACGGCAACGCGAGTTTCAACCGAGGCCTGCAGTCCTACTACGCCGTGGCCCACGCCGTCACCGAGAAGGTGGAGAAACAGTCCACGCTGCTGATCAACGGGCAGCTCAAGCAGTACCAG ATCAAGGGCTTGGAGTGGCTGGTGTCGCTTTACAACAACAACCTGAACGGCATCCTGGCGGATGAGATGGGTCTGGGGAAAACCATCCAGACCATCGCCCTCATCACTTACCTCATGGAGTACAAGCGCCTCAACGGGCCCTTCCTCATCATCGTACCTCTCTC aactTTATCAAACTGGGTCTACGAGTTTGATAAGTGGGCCCCGTCTGTTGTGAAAATCTCCTACAAG GGGTCTCCAGCCGCTCGCCGCGCCTTCGTTCCCATCTTGCGCAGCGGCAAGTTCAACGTGCTGCTCACCACGTACGAGTACATCATCAAAGACAAGCAGGTGTTGGCAAAG CTTCGTTGGAAGTACATGATCGTGGACGAGGGCCATCGCATGAAGAACCACCACTGCAAACTCACCCAGGTCCTGAACACGCACTACTTGGCCCCGCGCCGCGTGCTGCTCACCGGCACGCCGCTGCAGAACAAGCTGCCCGAGCTCTGGGCCCTGCTCAACTTCCTCCTGCCCACCATCTTCAAGAGCTGCACTACGTTCGAGCAGTGGTTCAACGCTCCCTTCGCCATGACCGGAGAGAAG GTTGACCTGAATGAAGAAGAGACCATCCTGATCATCAGGCGTTTGCACAAAGTGCTCCGGCCGTTCCTGCTGCGCCGACTCAAGAAAGAAGTCGAGGCTCAGCTGCCCGAGAAG GTGGAGTACGTGATTAAATGTGACATGTCAGCTCTGCAGAGGGTTTTGTACAGACACATGCAGGCCAAGGGAGTGCTGCTCACAGACGGCTCCGAAAAGGACAAGAAG GGTAAAGGTGGCACGAAGACCCTGATGAACACTATCATGCAACTGAGGAAGATCTGCAACCACCCTTACATGTTCCAGCACATCGAG GAGTCCTTCTCTGAGCATCTCGGCTACTCCGGCGGCGTCGTGAGCGG CCCAGAGCTGTACCGCTCCTCTGGGAAGTTTGAGCTGCTGGACCGCATCCTGCCCAAGCTGAGGGCCACCAACCACAAGGTGCTGCTCTTCTGTCAAATGACCACCCTCATGACCATCATGGAGGACTACTTTGCCTACCGTAGCTTCAAGTACCTGCGTCTGGATG GAACCACCAAGGCGGAGGACCGCGGCATGCTCCTGAAGACCTTCAATGACCCGGCCTCCGAGTACTTTGTGTTCCTGCTGAGCACCAGGGCGGGAGGCCTGGGCCTCAACCTGCAGTCTGCCGACACGGTCATCATCTATGACAGCGACTGGAACCCACATCAG GACTTGCAGGCCCAGGACCGAGCCCACCGCATCGGTCAGCAGAACGAGGTGCGCGTGCTCCGCCTCTGCACCGTCaacagcgtggaggagaagaTCCTGGCCGCGGCCAAGTACAAGCTGAACGTGGACCAGAAGGTCATCCAGGCCGGCATGTTCGACCAGAAGTCCTCCGGCTGCGAACGTCGGGCCTTCCTGCAGGCCATCCTGGAGCACGAGGAACAGGACGAGGTCGTGGCCAAAGGAGGCTGCCGTGCCAGGGGGGCGTGG GAGGAAGACGAAGTTCCCGATGATGAAACTGTGAATCAGATGATCGCCAGAAGCGAAGAGGAGTTTGAACAGTTCATG CGCATGGATCTGGACAGACGTCGCGAGGAGGCTCGCAACCCCAAGAGGAAGCCCCGTctgatggaggaggacgacTTGCCCAGCTGGATTTTGAAAGACGACGCCGAGGTCGAGAGGCTGAcctgcgaggaggaggaggagaagatgtttGGCAGAGGCTCCCGCCAGCGCAAAGAGGTGGACTACAGCGACTCGCTCACGGAGAAACAGTGGCTCAAG GCCATCGAGGAGGGAAATCTAGAGGACATCGAGGAGGAAGTGCGCCACAAAAAGACCACCCGAAAGCGCAAGCGGGACCGCGACCACGACGGCGGGCCGGCCACGCCCGGCTCCAGCAGCGGCCGCGGGCGGGACAAGGACGACGACGGGAAGAAAGCAAAGAAACGCGGCCGCCCGCCCGCCGAGAAGCTCTCCCCCAACCCCACGTCCCTCAccaagaagatgaagaagatcgTTGACGCCGTCATCAAGTACAAGGACGG GACCAACGGGCGACAGCTGAGCGAAGTCTTCATCCAGCTGCCTTCTCGCAAGGAGCTGCCCGAGTACTACGAGCTGATCCGCAAGCCAGTGGACTTCAGAAAGATCAAG GAGAGGATCCGGAGCCACAAGTACCGCAGCCTGAACGACCTGGAGAAGGACGTGATGCTGCTGTGTCAAAATGCCCAGACCTTCAACCTGGAGGGGTCTCTG ATCTATGAGGACTCCATCGTGCTGCAGTCCGTCTTCACCAGTGTGAGACAGAAGATCGAGAAGGAGGACGAGAGCGAAGGAGAGGAaagtgaggaggacgaggacgacctGGACGAAGGCTCAGAGTCTGAAT CTCGTTCAGTGAAGGTGAAGATCAAGCTGAGccggaaagaaaagggggaccGAGGAGGAAAAGGACAACGACGGAGGGGCCGCGGTGCCCGGGCTAAACCAGTGGTGAGCGACGATGACAGcgaggaggaacaggaagag GAGCGCTCGGCCAGCGGCAGCGAGGAGGACTGA
- the smarca4a gene encoding transcription activator BRG1 isoform X6 has protein sequence MSTPDPPMGGTPRPGPSPGPGPSPGGMMGPSPSPGSAHSMMGPSPGPPGSGHPHPPQGPSGYPQDNMHQMHKPMEAMHEKGMPDDPRYAQMKGMSMRPGGHSGMGPPPSPMDQHSQGYPSPLGGSEHAPSPVPANGPPSGPMMPGGPAGPMEGSGDPNQGMGQPNRGGPQGPGGPSVAGVGPGGAGGPAPFNQNQLHQLRAQIMAYKMLARSQPLPDHLQMAVQGKRPMPGMQQPPMPNMPPSAGPAVGPGAGPGPAQANYNRPHGMVGPNMVPPGPAGVPPGIQGPPTNGPPKSWPEGPMVNAAAPSNPPQKLIPPQPTGRPSPAPPSVPPAASPVMPPQTQSPGQPAQPPPMMLHQKQNRITPIQKPRGLDPVEILQEREYRLQARIAHRIQELENLPGSLAGDLRTKATIELKALRLLNFQRQLRQEVVVCMRRDTALETALNAKAYKRSKRQSLREARITEKLEKQQKIEQERKRRQKHQEYLNSILQHAKDFKEYHRSITAKLQKATKAVATYHANTEREQKKENERIEKERMRRLMAEDEEGYRKLIDQKKDKRLAYLLQQTDEYVANLTDLVRAHKAVQALKEKKKKKKKRKPVSVEGGLPSLGPDGEPLDETSQMSDLPVKVIHMDSGKILTGMEAPKAGQLETWLEMNPGYEVAPRSDSEESGSEEEEEEEEEEEEKQPHSSATQVEEKKKIPNPDTDEVSEVDVLHIIEHAKQDVDDEYGNASFNRGLQSYYAVAHAVTEKVEKQSTLLINGQLKQYQIKGLEWLVSLYNNNLNGILADEMGLGKTIQTIALITYLMEYKRLNGPFLIIVPLSTLSNWVYEFDKWAPSVVKISYKGSPAARRAFVPILRSGKFNVLLTTYEYIIKDKQVLAKLRWKYMIVDEGHRMKNHHCKLTQVLNTHYLAPRRVLLTGTPLQNKLPELWALLNFLLPTIFKSCTTFEQWFNAPFAMTGEKVDLNEEETILIIRRLHKVLRPFLLRRLKKEVEAQLPEKVEYVIKCDMSALQRVLYRHMQAKGVLLTDGSEKDKKGKGGTKTLMNTIMQLRKICNHPYMFQHIEESFSEHLGYSGGVVSGPELYRSSGKFELLDRILPKLRATNHKVLLFCQMTTLMTIMEDYFAYRSFKYLRLDGTTKAEDRGMLLKTFNDPASEYFVFLLSTRAGGLGLNLQSADTVIIYDSDWNPHQDLQAQDRAHRIGQQNEVRVLRLCTVNSVEEKILAAAKYKLNVDQKVIQAGMFDQKSSGCERRAFLQAILEHEEQDEEEDEVPDDETVNQMIARSEEEFEQFMRMDLDRRREEARNPKRKPRLMEEDDLPSWILKDDAEVERLTCEEEEEKMFGRGSRQRKEVDYSDSLTEKQWLKAIEEGNLEDIEEEVRHKKTTRKRKRDRDHDGGPATPGSSSGRGRDKDDDGKKAKKRGRPPAEKLSPNPTSLTKKMKKIVDAVIKYKDGTNGRQLSEVFIQLPSRKELPEYYELIRKPVDFRKIKERIRSHKYRSLNDLEKDVMLLCQNAQTFNLEGSLIYEDSIVLQSVFTSVRQKIEKEDESEGEESEEDEDDLDEGSESESRSVKVKIKLSRKEKGDRGGKGQRRRGRGARAKPVVSDDDSEEEQEEERSASGSEED, from the exons ATGTCCACTCCTGACCCCCCAATGGGAGGGACACCTCGACCTGGTCCCTCCCCAGGTCCGGGGCCGTCTCCGGGAGGCATGATGGGCCCGAGCCCCTCTCCCGGCTCGGCCCACAGCATGATGGGGCCCAGCCCAGGACCTCCGGGGTCTggacacccccaccccccacaggGACCCTCAGGATATCCTCAGGACAACATGCACCAGATGCACAAA CCCATGGAAGCCATGCATGAGAAGGGGATGCCCGATGACCCCCGCTATGCTCAGATGAAGGGTATGAGCATGAGACCAGGGGGTCACAGCGGGATGGGACCCCCTCCCAGCCCAATGGACCAACACTCCCAAG GTTACCCGTCTCCGTTGGGCGGCTCGGAGCACGCGCCCAGCCCCGTCCCAGCCAACGGCCCTCCATCTGGCCCCATGATGCCCGGAGGTCCCGCCGGCCCCATGGAGGGCAGCGGGGACCCAAACCAGGGAATGGGCCAACCTAACCGCGGGGGTCCCCAGGGCCCGGGCGGGCCCAGCGTCGCAGGGGTGGGACCCGGCGGTGCAGGTGGTCCCGCGCCTTTCAACCAGAACCAGTTGCATCAACTCCGGGCTCAGATCATGGCCTACAAGATGCTGGCGCGCAGTCAGCCGCTACCGGATCACCTGCAGATGGCCGTGCAGGGGAAGAGGCCCATGCCAGGGATGCAGCAACCGCCGATGCCCAACATGCCGCCCTCCGCGGGGCCTGCTGTCGGCCCCGGAGCGGGTCCGGGACCCGCCCAGGCCAACTACAACAGACCACACG GGATGGTAGGTCCAAACATGGTGCCTCCCGGACCTGCAGGCGTCCCCCCGGGTATTCAAGGGCCACCTACCAACGGACCCCCCAAGTCATGGCCTGAAG GGCCGATGGTGAATGCTGCtgccccctccaaccccccccagaAGCTGATTCCACCTCAGCCCACCGGCAGACCCTCTCCCGCTCCCCCCTCCGttccccccgccgcctccccgGTGATGCCTCCCCAGACGCAGTCGCCAGGACAGCCCGCCCAGCCGCCTCCCATGATGCTTCACCAGAAGCAGAACCGCATAACCCCCATCCAAAAGCCCCGCGGGCTGGACCCGGTGGAGATCCTCCAGGAGAGGGAGTACAG GCTACAGGCCCGCATCGCTCACCGCATCCAGGAGCTGGAGAACCTGCCCGGCTCTTTAGCCGGTGACCTGCGCACTAAGGCCACCATCGAGCTCAAGGCCCTCAGGCTGCTCAACTTCCAGAGACAG cttcgCCAGGAGGTGGTGGTCTGCATGCGCCGGGACACGGCTCTGGAAACCGCCCTCAACGCCAAGGCCTACAAGCGCAGCAAGCGGCAGTCGCTGCGGGAAGCCCGCATCACCGAGAAGCTcgagaagcagcagaagattGAACAGGAAAGGAAACGTCGCCAGAAACACCAG GAATACCTCAACAGCATCCTGCAGCACGCCAAGGACTTCAAGGAGTACCACCGCTCCATCACGGCGAAGCTGCAGAAGGCCACCAAAGCCGTCGCCACCTACCACGCCAACACGGAGCGCGAGCAGAAGAAAGAGAATGAGCGCATCGAGAAGGAGAGAATGCGGAGGCTGATG GCCGAAGATGAAGAAGGCTACCGTAAACTTATCGACCAGAAGAAAGACAAGCGCCTGGCGTACTTGTTGCAGCAGACGGACGAGTACGTGGCCAACCTCACCGATCTGGTGCGCGCCCACAAAGCCGTGCAAGCTCtcaaggaaaagaagaagaagaagaaaaagagg AAGCCGGTCAGTGTGGAGGGGGGCCTTCCTTCCCTGGGACCCGACGGAGAG CCGTTGGACGAGACGAGTCAGATGAGCGACCTGCCGGTGAAGGTCATCCACATGGACAGCGGGAAGATCCTGACCGGGATGGAAGCCCCGAAAGCTGGCCAGCTGGAGACCTGGCTGGAAATGAACCCGGG GTACGAAGTCGCGCCGCGTTCAGACAGCGAAGAAAGCGGTtcggaagaagaggaagaggaggag gaggaagaagaggagaaacaacCTCATTCTTCTGCAACCcaagtggaggagaagaagaagattccCAACCCTGACACCGACGAAGTGTCTGAAGTAGATGTCCTCCATATCATCGA ACACGCCAAGCAGGATGTGGACGACGAGTACGGCAACGCGAGTTTCAACCGAGGCCTGCAGTCCTACTACGCCGTGGCCCACGCCGTCACCGAGAAGGTGGAGAAACAGTCCACGCTGCTGATCAACGGGCAGCTCAAGCAGTACCAG ATCAAGGGCTTGGAGTGGCTGGTGTCGCTTTACAACAACAACCTGAACGGCATCCTGGCGGATGAGATGGGTCTGGGGAAAACCATCCAGACCATCGCCCTCATCACTTACCTCATGGAGTACAAGCGCCTCAACGGGCCCTTCCTCATCATCGTACCTCTCTC aactTTATCAAACTGGGTCTACGAGTTTGATAAGTGGGCCCCGTCTGTTGTGAAAATCTCCTACAAG GGGTCTCCAGCCGCTCGCCGCGCCTTCGTTCCCATCTTGCGCAGCGGCAAGTTCAACGTGCTGCTCACCACGTACGAGTACATCATCAAAGACAAGCAGGTGTTGGCAAAG CTTCGTTGGAAGTACATGATCGTGGACGAGGGCCATCGCATGAAGAACCACCACTGCAAACTCACCCAGGTCCTGAACACGCACTACTTGGCCCCGCGCCGCGTGCTGCTCACCGGCACGCCGCTGCAGAACAAGCTGCCCGAGCTCTGGGCCCTGCTCAACTTCCTCCTGCCCACCATCTTCAAGAGCTGCACTACGTTCGAGCAGTGGTTCAACGCTCCCTTCGCCATGACCGGAGAGAAG GTTGACCTGAATGAAGAAGAGACCATCCTGATCATCAGGCGTTTGCACAAAGTGCTCCGGCCGTTCCTGCTGCGCCGACTCAAGAAAGAAGTCGAGGCTCAGCTGCCCGAGAAG GTGGAGTACGTGATTAAATGTGACATGTCAGCTCTGCAGAGGGTTTTGTACAGACACATGCAGGCCAAGGGAGTGCTGCTCACAGACGGCTCCGAAAAGGACAAGAAG GGTAAAGGTGGCACGAAGACCCTGATGAACACTATCATGCAACTGAGGAAGATCTGCAACCACCCTTACATGTTCCAGCACATCGAG GAGTCCTTCTCTGAGCATCTCGGCTACTCCGGCGGCGTCGTGAGCGG CCCAGAGCTGTACCGCTCCTCTGGGAAGTTTGAGCTGCTGGACCGCATCCTGCCCAAGCTGAGGGCCACCAACCACAAGGTGCTGCTCTTCTGTCAAATGACCACCCTCATGACCATCATGGAGGACTACTTTGCCTACCGTAGCTTCAAGTACCTGCGTCTGGATG GAACCACCAAGGCGGAGGACCGCGGCATGCTCCTGAAGACCTTCAATGACCCGGCCTCCGAGTACTTTGTGTTCCTGCTGAGCACCAGGGCGGGAGGCCTGGGCCTCAACCTGCAGTCTGCCGACACGGTCATCATCTATGACAGCGACTGGAACCCACATCAG GACTTGCAGGCCCAGGACCGAGCCCACCGCATCGGTCAGCAGAACGAGGTGCGCGTGCTCCGCCTCTGCACCGTCaacagcgtggaggagaagaTCCTGGCCGCGGCCAAGTACAAGCTGAACGTGGACCAGAAGGTCATCCAGGCCGGCATGTTCGACCAGAAGTCCTCCGGCTGCGAACGTCGGGCCTTCCTGCAGGCCATCCTGGAGCACGAGGAACAGGACGAG GAGGAAGACGAAGTTCCCGATGATGAAACTGTGAATCAGATGATCGCCAGAAGCGAAGAGGAGTTTGAACAGTTCATG CGCATGGATCTGGACAGACGTCGCGAGGAGGCTCGCAACCCCAAGAGGAAGCCCCGTctgatggaggaggacgacTTGCCCAGCTGGATTTTGAAAGACGACGCCGAGGTCGAGAGGCTGAcctgcgaggaggaggaggagaagatgtttGGCAGAGGCTCCCGCCAGCGCAAAGAGGTGGACTACAGCGACTCGCTCACGGAGAAACAGTGGCTCAAG GCCATCGAGGAGGGAAATCTAGAGGACATCGAGGAGGAAGTGCGCCACAAAAAGACCACCCGAAAGCGCAAGCGGGACCGCGACCACGACGGCGGGCCGGCCACGCCCGGCTCCAGCAGCGGCCGCGGGCGGGACAAGGACGACGACGGGAAGAAAGCAAAGAAACGCGGCCGCCCGCCCGCCGAGAAGCTCTCCCCCAACCCCACGTCCCTCAccaagaagatgaagaagatcgTTGACGCCGTCATCAAGTACAAGGACGG GACCAACGGGCGACAGCTGAGCGAAGTCTTCATCCAGCTGCCTTCTCGCAAGGAGCTGCCCGAGTACTACGAGCTGATCCGCAAGCCAGTGGACTTCAGAAAGATCAAG GAGAGGATCCGGAGCCACAAGTACCGCAGCCTGAACGACCTGGAGAAGGACGTGATGCTGCTGTGTCAAAATGCCCAGACCTTCAACCTGGAGGGGTCTCTG ATCTATGAGGACTCCATCGTGCTGCAGTCCGTCTTCACCAGTGTGAGACAGAAGATCGAGAAGGAGGACGAGAGCGAAGGAGAGGAaagtgaggaggacgaggacgacctGGACGAAGGCTCAGAGTCTGAAT CTCGTTCAGTGAAGGTGAAGATCAAGCTGAGccggaaagaaaagggggaccGAGGAGGAAAAGGACAACGACGGAGGGGCCGCGGTGCCCGGGCTAAACCAGTGGTGAGCGACGATGACAGcgaggaggaacaggaagag GAGCGCTCGGCCAGCGGCAGCGAGGAGGACTGA